One genomic segment of Linepithema humile isolate Giens D197 chromosome 5, Lhum_UNIL_v1.0, whole genome shotgun sequence includes these proteins:
- the LOC105676140 gene encoding protein regulator of cytokinesis 1-like isoform X1 — protein sequence MTDQPEWKPVEKVLNEDCKETLTKLEKILQNAECSKETRLIYYEQVQNCIKEQLDDIVTEAQSKKLLLLKTIEDWKKQEDTSIGGMIDYPKWKPVEKTINEAVKKTLNTLQKDWEDIGCSNETQLIYYKQVQNHIKELLYDMIAESHSKKEQLLNNVQELLKQNAKLNAELNFTSEQNPNLDIVSKKTYDQMPLNEVEQVLQANLQILEGIKKERMMLIKELLTKEHVICEKLGIKKFNISTDVVPTEQELESFKLYLQKQENEKIRLENVFTEIRHSIIEMMDDLDIAPSSSFEQLVCDNPEEFVLNKNNMAKLKEFRDELKTQVEETKCRVEKMKEDLSALWKYLDEPVDVYHSFLERHPGYSTSTINAFNAEIKRLKEKRKENIFRYVTQLRYELMNLWDLCKYCEAERNAFAPFHSNTFTEDLLMLHELEVEKLRKFYNDNRTIFDLLEQRENVIIKIKELLQRANNPDRYHNRGGQLLMEERERKTIQKKLPKIEEELRQLINEYETVHNQMFTIHGTSLENVLAESWENIHHEKETIKKARKEAKDKSVKKSPLNSSKPGMSHLSIVRTPLGLSKRKLFTPSPNTSSKRNRNGDRTKPTVVASKIRRSGRLPKILITKPSRSSKGGQKRKESLSPNNSVVDTTYSKFQGHMTEREELHSSMLPDQILKTSNKFNINKTPIVRTPMKPLRKNLSAATTPTSSSARKAPHSPRITKTPKLVPTTNNLPFIF from the exons ATGACTGACCAACCGGAATGGAAGCCAGTGGAAAAAGTATTGAACGAGGACTGTAAGGAAACACTCACCAAGTTGGAAAAGATCTTGCAAAACGCAGAATGTTCCAAGGAGACGCGACTAATTTACTATGAGCAGGTACAGAATTGTATAAAGGAACAGTTAGATGACATTGTGACTGAAGCACAATCAAAGAAGCTGTTGTTGTTAAAGACCATAGAGGATTGGAAAAAGCAAG aagatACAAGCATTGGAGGAATGATTGATTATCCCAAATGGAAGCCAGttgaaaaaacaattaatgaGGCAGTTAAGAAGACACTCAATACGTTGCAGAAAGACTGGGAAGATATAGGATGCTCTAATGAGacgcaattaatatattataagcaAGTACAGAATCATATAAAGGAATTGCTGTATGACATGATAGCTGAATCACATTCTAAGAAGGAACAGTTGTTAAACAACGTACAggaattattaaaacagaacGCAAAATTAAATGCAGAATTAAACTTTACAAGTGAGCAAAATCCGAACCTGGATATAGTGTCCAAGAAGACCTACGACCAGATGCCATTGAACGAAGTGGAACAAGTACTTCAAGCAAATCTACAAATCTTGGAAGgcataaaaaaagaacgtaTGATGTTAATAAAGGAATTGCTGACAAAGGAACATGTCATTTGTGAGAAACTCGGTATCAAAAAGTTTAACATCAGTACAGATGTTGTACCTACTGAGCAGGAACTCGAGAGTTTCAAGTTGTATCTACAGAAACAAGAGAACGAAAAAATACgtttagaaaatgtttttacggAAATACGTCATTCTATAATTGAAATGATGGATGATTTGGATATAGCTCCTTCTTCGTCATTTGAACAATTGGTTTGCGATAATCCTGAGGAGTTTGTGctcaataaaaacaatatggCAAAATTGAAAGAGTTTAGAGACGAGTTAAAAACACAAGTGGAAGAAACAAAGTGCCGTGTTGAGAAAATGAAAGAAGATTTATCGGCATTGTGGAAATATCTTGATGAACCTGTCGATGTTTATCACTCCTTTCTTGAAAGACATCCTGGTTACAGCACGAGTACAATAAATGCTTTCAATGCGGAAATAAAACGgttgaaagagaaaagaaaggagAATATTTTCAGATACGTTACTCAGCTCAGGTATGAATTGATGAATTTGTGGGATTTATGCAAATACTGTGAAGCAGAAAGAAATGCATTTGCACCATTTCATTCCAATACATTCACCGAGGATCTGCTAATGTTACATGAGTTAGAAGTGGAAAAGCTacgcaaattttataatgataatcgAACAATATTTGACCTTCTGGAACAGCgcgaaaatgttataattaagataaaagaatTACTTCAACGTGCAAATAATCCTGATCGCTATCACAATCGCGGAGGCCAGTTATTAATGGAAGAGAGGGAACGTAAGACGATACAAAAGAAGTTGCCCAAAATTGAAGAAGAATTGAGGCAATTGATAAATGAATATGAAACTGTGCACAACCAGATGTTTACCATTCATGGTACATCTTTGGAAAATGTCTTAGCAGAATCTTGGGAAAATATCCATCACGAGAAGGAAACGATCAAAAAGGCGAGGAAAGAGGCAAAGGATAAATCTGTTAAGAAATCACCTTTGAACAGTTCCAAACCAGGTATGTCTCACCTCAGTATTGTTAGAACTCCACTAGGTTTATCGAAGCGTAAATTGTTCACTCCGTCTCCCAATACATCGTCAAAGAGAAACAGAAATGGCGACAGAACCAAGCCCACTGTTGTTGCATCCAAGATTAGAAGAAGTGGAAGACTtccaaaaattcttataacaaAACCGAGTAGATCTTCAAAAGGTGgacaaaaaagaaaggaatcGTTGTCACCCAATAATAGTGTGGTGGATACAACATACAGTAAATTCCAAGGCCATATGACAGAGAGAGAAGAATTACACAGTTCAATGCTGCCGGACCAAATATTGAAGACCagcaataaattcaatatcaaCAAAACGCCAATAGTACGAACGCCCATGAAGCCGTTGAGGAAAAATCTCTCTGCTGCTACAACGCCTACCAGTAGTTCTGCGCGCAAAGCCCCGCACAGTCCCAGAATAACGAAAACTCCAAAATTAGTGCCAACTACGAATAatttaccttttattttttaa
- the LOC105676140 gene encoding protein regulator of cytokinesis 1-like isoform X2: protein MTDQPEWKPVEKVLNEDCKETLTKLEKILQNAECSKETRLIYYEQVQNCIKEQLDDIVTEAQSKKLLLLKTIEDWKKQDTSIGGMIDYPKWKPVEKTINEAVKKTLNTLQKDWEDIGCSNETQLIYYKQVQNHIKELLYDMIAESHSKKEQLLNNVQELLKQNAKLNAELNFTSEQNPNLDIVSKKTYDQMPLNEVEQVLQANLQILEGIKKERMMLIKELLTKEHVICEKLGIKKFNISTDVVPTEQELESFKLYLQKQENEKIRLENVFTEIRHSIIEMMDDLDIAPSSSFEQLVCDNPEEFVLNKNNMAKLKEFRDELKTQVEETKCRVEKMKEDLSALWKYLDEPVDVYHSFLERHPGYSTSTINAFNAEIKRLKEKRKENIFRYVTQLRYELMNLWDLCKYCEAERNAFAPFHSNTFTEDLLMLHELEVEKLRKFYNDNRTIFDLLEQRENVIIKIKELLQRANNPDRYHNRGGQLLMEERERKTIQKKLPKIEEELRQLINEYETVHNQMFTIHGTSLENVLAESWENIHHEKETIKKARKEAKDKSVKKSPLNSSKPGMSHLSIVRTPLGLSKRKLFTPSPNTSSKRNRNGDRTKPTVVASKIRRSGRLPKILITKPSRSSKGGQKRKESLSPNNSVVDTTYSKFQGHMTEREELHSSMLPDQILKTSNKFNINKTPIVRTPMKPLRKNLSAATTPTSSSARKAPHSPRITKTPKLVPTTNNLPFIF from the exons ATGACTGACCAACCGGAATGGAAGCCAGTGGAAAAAGTATTGAACGAGGACTGTAAGGAAACACTCACCAAGTTGGAAAAGATCTTGCAAAACGCAGAATGTTCCAAGGAGACGCGACTAATTTACTATGAGCAGGTACAGAATTGTATAAAGGAACAGTTAGATGACATTGTGACTGAAGCACAATCAAAGAAGCTGTTGTTGTTAAAGACCATAGAGGATTGGAAAAAGCAAG atACAAGCATTGGAGGAATGATTGATTATCCCAAATGGAAGCCAGttgaaaaaacaattaatgaGGCAGTTAAGAAGACACTCAATACGTTGCAGAAAGACTGGGAAGATATAGGATGCTCTAATGAGacgcaattaatatattataagcaAGTACAGAATCATATAAAGGAATTGCTGTATGACATGATAGCTGAATCACATTCTAAGAAGGAACAGTTGTTAAACAACGTACAggaattattaaaacagaacGCAAAATTAAATGCAGAATTAAACTTTACAAGTGAGCAAAATCCGAACCTGGATATAGTGTCCAAGAAGACCTACGACCAGATGCCATTGAACGAAGTGGAACAAGTACTTCAAGCAAATCTACAAATCTTGGAAGgcataaaaaaagaacgtaTGATGTTAATAAAGGAATTGCTGACAAAGGAACATGTCATTTGTGAGAAACTCGGTATCAAAAAGTTTAACATCAGTACAGATGTTGTACCTACTGAGCAGGAACTCGAGAGTTTCAAGTTGTATCTACAGAAACAAGAGAACGAAAAAATACgtttagaaaatgtttttacggAAATACGTCATTCTATAATTGAAATGATGGATGATTTGGATATAGCTCCTTCTTCGTCATTTGAACAATTGGTTTGCGATAATCCTGAGGAGTTTGTGctcaataaaaacaatatggCAAAATTGAAAGAGTTTAGAGACGAGTTAAAAACACAAGTGGAAGAAACAAAGTGCCGTGTTGAGAAAATGAAAGAAGATTTATCGGCATTGTGGAAATATCTTGATGAACCTGTCGATGTTTATCACTCCTTTCTTGAAAGACATCCTGGTTACAGCACGAGTACAATAAATGCTTTCAATGCGGAAATAAAACGgttgaaagagaaaagaaaggagAATATTTTCAGATACGTTACTCAGCTCAGGTATGAATTGATGAATTTGTGGGATTTATGCAAATACTGTGAAGCAGAAAGAAATGCATTTGCACCATTTCATTCCAATACATTCACCGAGGATCTGCTAATGTTACATGAGTTAGAAGTGGAAAAGCTacgcaaattttataatgataatcgAACAATATTTGACCTTCTGGAACAGCgcgaaaatgttataattaagataaaagaatTACTTCAACGTGCAAATAATCCTGATCGCTATCACAATCGCGGAGGCCAGTTATTAATGGAAGAGAGGGAACGTAAGACGATACAAAAGAAGTTGCCCAAAATTGAAGAAGAATTGAGGCAATTGATAAATGAATATGAAACTGTGCACAACCAGATGTTTACCATTCATGGTACATCTTTGGAAAATGTCTTAGCAGAATCTTGGGAAAATATCCATCACGAGAAGGAAACGATCAAAAAGGCGAGGAAAGAGGCAAAGGATAAATCTGTTAAGAAATCACCTTTGAACAGTTCCAAACCAGGTATGTCTCACCTCAGTATTGTTAGAACTCCACTAGGTTTATCGAAGCGTAAATTGTTCACTCCGTCTCCCAATACATCGTCAAAGAGAAACAGAAATGGCGACAGAACCAAGCCCACTGTTGTTGCATCCAAGATTAGAAGAAGTGGAAGACTtccaaaaattcttataacaaAACCGAGTAGATCTTCAAAAGGTGgacaaaaaagaaaggaatcGTTGTCACCCAATAATAGTGTGGTGGATACAACATACAGTAAATTCCAAGGCCATATGACAGAGAGAGAAGAATTACACAGTTCAATGCTGCCGGACCAAATATTGAAGACCagcaataaattcaatatcaaCAAAACGCCAATAGTACGAACGCCCATGAAGCCGTTGAGGAAAAATCTCTCTGCTGCTACAACGCCTACCAGTAGTTCTGCGCGCAAAGCCCCGCACAGTCCCAGAATAACGAAAACTCCAAAATTAGTGCCAACTACGAATAatttaccttttattttttaa